The Ascochyta rabiei chromosome 5, complete sequence genome has a segment encoding these proteins:
- a CDS encoding Mitochondrial processing peptidase codes for MASRQLALNLQRSLRSRAAINSVKSSKSPLTRGLATPVTYGSKTESTTLSNGFTIATEHSPWAQTSTVGVWVDAGSRGETDKTNGTAHFLEHLAFKGTEKRTQQQLELEIENMGGHLNAYTSRENTVYYAKAFNNDVPAAVDILSDILQNSKLENAAIERERDVILREQEEVDKQLEEVVFDHLHATAYQGQPLGRTILGPRENIESIQRSDLENYIKTNYTADRMVLVGAGGVPHQQLVELAEKHFANLPAEPQDYSNKIVAAEQKQKPEFIGSEVRLRDDTMGSANIAIAVEGVSWSDPDYFTALVTQAIVGNWDRSMGNSAYLGSKLSAFVSQNNLANSFMSFSTSYSDTGLWGIYLTSNNVTQLDDLVHFTLREWSRLSMNVSSAEVERAKAQLKASILLALDGTTAVAEDIGRQIITTGRRLSPEEVERVVGRITEKDVMAFAQKKLWDRDIAISAVGQIEGLLDYNRIRGDMSRMLS; via the exons ATGGCTTCCCGGCAGCTCGCACTGAACCTGCAGCGGAGCTTGCGCTCCCGCGCGGCTATCAACAGCGTCAAGTCCTCAAAGTCACCCTTGACAAGAGGCCTTGCAACACCCGTCACCTACGGCTCCAAGACGGAGAGCACCACGCTCAGCAACGGCTTCACG ATTGCTACCGAGCACTCCCCATGGGCTCAGACATCGACCGTCGGCGTGTGGGTCGATGCTGGCTCCCGCGGCGAGACGGACAAGACCAACGGAACCGCTCACTTCCTCGAGCACCTTGCTTTCAAG GGCACCGAGAAGCGCACCCAGCAGCAGTTGGAGCTTGAGATTGAGAACATGGGCGGACACCTGAACGCCTACACTTCT CGCGAGAACACCGTCTACTATGCCAAGGCCTTCAACAACGACGTGCCCGCCGCCGTCGACATCCTCTCCGACATCCTCCAAAACTCGAAGCTCGAGAACGCCGCCATCGAGCGCGAGCGCGACGTCATCCTCCGCGAGCAGGAGGAGGTCGACAAGCAGCTTGAGGAGGTTGTCTTCGACCACCTGCACGCCACCGCCTACCAGGGCCAGCCGCTCGGACGCACCATCCTCGGCCCCCGCGAGAACATCGAGAGCATTCAGCGCTCCGACCTCGAGAACTACATCAAGACCAACTACACCGCCGACCGCATGGTCCTCGTTGGTGCTGGCGGCGTCCCCCACCAGCAGCTCGTCGAGCTCGCCGAGAAGCACTTCGCCAACCTCCCCGCCGAGCCCCAGGATTACTCCAACAAGATCGTCGCCGCcgagcagaagcagaagcccGAATTCATCGGCTCCGAGGTCAGGCTCCGAGACGACACCATGGGCAGCGCCAACATCGCCATTGCCGTCGAGGGTGTCAGCTGGAGCGACCCCGACTACTTCACTGCGCTCGTCACCCAGGCCATCGTTGGCAACTGGGACCGCTCCATGGGCAACTCGGCATACCTCGGCAGCAAGCTCAGCGCTTTCGTCTCGCAGAACAACCTGGCGAACAGCTTCATGTCCTTCTCCACATCGTACTCGGACACTGG TCTGTGGGGTATCTACCTGACCTCCAACAACGTCACCCAGCTCGACGACCTCGTCCACTTCACCCTCCGCGAGTGGTCCCGCTTGTCGATGAACGTCTCCTCTGCCGAGGTCGAGCGCGCCAAGGCTCAGCTCAAGGCCTCGATtctcctcgccctcgacgGCACAACCGCCGTTGCCGAGGACATTGGTCGCCAGATCATCACCACCGGCCGCAGGTTATCGCCCGAGGAGGTCGAGCGCGTCGTTGGCCGCATCACCGAGAAGGACGTCATGGCTTTTGCCCAGAAGAAGCTCTGGGACCGCGACATTGCCATCTCTGCCGTTGGTCAGATCGAGGGTCTCCTGGACTACAACCGTATCCGTGGCGACATGAGCAGGATGCTGTCGTAA
- a CDS encoding membrane anchor subunit of succinate dehydrogenase, Sdh4, whose protein sequence is MASLMRPTVFRQAPAASQRMMSAFVRPSTAMAQFKPAFQNSTRVAAFHATQRNQILPPLPQKIIGTANEPVPVPEPSYAHGSYHWSFERIVSAGLIPLTIAPFAAGSLNPVTDSILCALLVVHSHIGFESCIIDYFPSKRVPFVRNAANWALRAGTVLVGVALYSFETNDVGITEAIRQLWTA, encoded by the exons ATGGCCTCCCTCATGCGTCCCACCGTCTTCCGCCAGGCGCCCGCCGCCTCTCAGCGCATGATGTCGGCCTTTGTGCGCCCCAGCACCGCCATGGCCCAGTTCAAGCCGGCGTTCCAGAACTCCACACGAGTTGCCGCCTTCCACGCAACCCAGAGGAACCAGATCCTGCCCCCGCTCCCCCAGAAGATTATTGGAACAGCAAATGAACCGGTCCCGGTTCCCGAGCCCAGCTACGCCCACGGCAGCTACCACTGGAGCTTCGAGAG GATCGTCTCCGCCGGATTGATTCCCCTGACCATTGCGCCCTTCGCCGCCGGCTCGCTGAACCCCGTCACCGACTCGATCCTCTGCGCCCTGCTCGTCGTCCACTCGCACATCGGTTTCGAGTCGTGCATCATCGACTACTTCCCCTCCAAGCGCGTACCTTTTGTCCGCAACGCGGCCAACTGGGCGCTTCGCGCAGGGACTGTTCTTGTGGGCGTTGCTTTGTACTCGTTCGAGACAAACGATGTCGGCATCACCGAGGCTATCCGTCAGCTGTGGACAGCGTAG